The Planctomycetaceae bacterium genome contains a region encoding:
- a CDS encoding acylneuraminate cytidylyltransferase family protein: MSNTLGFVFARGGSKGVPGKNLRLLGGKPLIGHAIDAALASASLQRVVVSTDCPKIAAAARSFGAEVPFLRPAELADDQAPERLAWRHAIEEIERLDGRRIDVFVSIPATCPLRLPDDIDRCVNELLTTDADIVLTATESGSNPFFNMITIADDGAANLAMRPAGTVTRRQDAPTMYDLTAVCYAARRDSIFQHDSIFDSRARAILVPGSRAVDIDTEFDLELAEFLLNRRRSLLRAA, encoded by the coding sequence ATGTCAAACACGTTAGGATTTGTGTTTGCGCGTGGCGGCTCCAAAGGGGTGCCCGGCAAGAACCTGCGGTTGCTGGGCGGAAAGCCTCTGATTGGCCATGCGATCGATGCCGCGCTGGCGTCCGCTTCCCTGCAGCGTGTCGTGGTTTCCACGGACTGCCCGAAAATTGCCGCAGCAGCCCGATCCTTTGGAGCGGAAGTCCCGTTTCTCAGACCCGCCGAACTGGCTGACGACCAGGCTCCGGAACGCCTTGCATGGCGGCACGCGATCGAAGAAATAGAACGGCTCGACGGGCGCCGAATTGATGTGTTCGTCAGTATTCCGGCCACCTGCCCGCTGCGACTTCCGGACGACATCGATCGCTGTGTCAACGAATTGCTGACCACCGACGCGGACATTGTTCTGACCGCGACGGAATCCGGCAGCAACCCGTTTTTCAACATGATCACGATCGCCGACGACGGTGCGGCAAATCTGGCGATGCGGCCTGCCGGAACAGTCACGCGCCGTCAGGACGCTCCCACAATGTACGATCTGACGGCCGTGTGTTACGCCGCAAGGCGAGATTCGATCTTTCAGCACGATTCGATCTTTGACAGCCGCGCGAGAGCGATCCTGGTTCCAGGGAGCCGTGCCGTCGATATCGACACGGAGTTTGATCTGGAACTGGCGGAGTTCCTGCTGAACCGCAGGCGAAGTTTGCTTCGAGCGGCTTAA
- a CDS encoding sigma-70 family RNA polymerase sigma factor: MIRLQEGDTRAFDEIVEAWQRPLYGFFLRNTRDAQQAEDLIQDTLLRLYRNAWDYLPTGRFRGWLFRIARNLLIDSVRRAKRDALVHRVRLSSRSGEDPEELLNLLPADVVSPMNRAAQEELAAVVQQLLDELPDEQRQTFMLHHFDSLTLSEVADAMETSLPTAKSRLRLAKEKLRYQLTCRGFAEETVPELN, from the coding sequence ATGATTCGTCTTCAGGAAGGCGATACTCGCGCCTTCGATGAAATTGTCGAAGCGTGGCAGCGGCCGCTGTACGGTTTCTTCCTGCGAAACACCAGGGACGCGCAGCAGGCGGAGGATCTGATTCAGGACACACTGCTGCGGCTGTACCGGAACGCGTGGGACTATCTGCCGACCGGACGGTTTCGCGGCTGGTTGTTTCGAATTGCCCGCAACCTTCTGATCGACAGTGTTCGCCGGGCGAAACGGGACGCGCTGGTTCACCGCGTCAGACTTTCTTCGCGAAGTGGCGAAGATCCGGAAGAATTACTCAACCTTCTGCCGGCCGATGTCGTTTCGCCGATGAACCGAGCGGCCCAGGAAGAACTTGCGGCCGTTGTGCAACAGTTGCTGGACGAATTGCCCGACGAACAGCGGCAGACGTTCATGCTGCACCATTTCGATTCGCTGACGCTGTCCGAAGTGGCAGACGCCATGGAAACGTCGCTGCCCACAGCCAAAAGCCGACTTCGGCTCGCGAAGGAAAAGCTGCGATACCAGCTCACCTGCCGCGGATTCGCCGAAGAAACCGTTCCCGAACTGAATTGA
- a CDS encoding PspA/IM30 family protein gives MPHFSRLTDIITCSLTQILSESSDPVATLREVIDEMEEGLAGARRTARTAAANRDRLRREIDEHSAQVTSWHEKARTALAASDESGARDALTRKVEVEDLVDGLRPELDAAESTRQHMLRIQKALEARHAEALRRLTELTGEEEPVRLESETAVHSAALALREKSSEVEAELEALRKELGG, from the coding sequence ATGCCTCATTTCAGCCGTCTGACCGATATCATCACATGCAGCCTGACTCAGATTCTGTCGGAATCCAGCGATCCCGTGGCCACGCTGCGTGAAGTCATCGACGAAATGGAGGAAGGACTGGCGGGAGCCCGCCGCACGGCTCGAACAGCCGCCGCGAACCGCGATCGCCTGCGTCGTGAAATCGACGAGCATTCGGCACAGGTAACGTCGTGGCACGAAAAGGCCCGCACGGCGCTCGCCGCCAGCGACGAATCCGGTGCGAGAGACGCGCTGACTCGCAAAGTGGAAGTCGAGGACCTGGTCGACGGCCTGAGACCGGAACTCGATGCGGCCGAGTCAACCCGCCAGCACATGCTGAGAATTCAAAAGGCCCTCGAAGCCCGCCACGCCGAAGCACTCCGCCGGCTCACGGAACTCACAGGCGAAGAGGAACCCGTCCGTCTGGAATCGGAAACCGCAGTCCACTCCGCCGCTCTGGCTCTTCGCGAAAAATCCAGCGAAGTCGAAGCCGAACTGGAAGCGCTGCGCAAAGAACTCGGCGGATAG
- a CDS encoding GIY-YIG nuclease family protein translates to MDMNHLLKEAAVDPETSLVLRHRPKEPELRRVLPWLVEERHAVFNAYQQTQSPRTERQMRRATHVVSLIGDQPGRGVFVGIYRMGKPPRNTSRADRKRIPAHCELEKYGHPDHPGQQLWFDLERMEAFSHWIGKLIVGWPPPEISWSRWSGRNTFDIVAILEESLFCQHMPDWKSLVLSWNDLQVMPTTWKAALSQWLGVYFILDISDGRGYVGSAYGKDNIFGRWGNYRRTGHGGNKLLRSRNPENLRFSILERLSPDTPPDEVIRRETTWKLRLHTQTQGLNDN, encoded by the coding sequence ATGGACATGAATCATTTGTTGAAAGAGGCGGCGGTTGATCCCGAAACCAGTTTGGTGTTGCGACATCGCCCAAAGGAACCGGAATTGCGCCGGGTGTTACCGTGGCTGGTCGAAGAACGGCACGCGGTATTCAATGCATACCAGCAAACGCAATCGCCACGTACTGAAAGGCAGATGCGAAGAGCGACGCATGTTGTCTCACTGATCGGAGATCAACCGGGACGTGGTGTTTTTGTCGGAATCTATCGAATGGGAAAGCCGCCGAGGAACACGAGCCGCGCTGACCGAAAGCGCATTCCGGCTCATTGCGAACTTGAAAAATATGGTCACCCGGACCATCCCGGACAGCAACTTTGGTTTGATCTTGAACGGATGGAAGCATTCTCACATTGGATTGGCAAGCTGATCGTCGGATGGCCCCCACCGGAAATCTCATGGAGTCGGTGGTCCGGGCGGAACACGTTCGACATCGTCGCAATTCTTGAGGAGTCTCTATTCTGCCAGCATATGCCGGATTGGAAATCGCTCGTTCTCTCGTGGAACGATCTTCAGGTAATGCCAACCACCTGGAAGGCTGCCCTTTCCCAATGGCTCGGCGTCTACTTCATTCTGGATATCAGCGATGGAAGGGGCTACGTGGGATCGGCATACGGAAAGGACAACATTTTCGGTCGCTGGGGGAACTACAGAAGGACTGGGCACGGGGGCAACAAGCTCCTTCGCTCACGAAACCCGGAGAATCTGCGATTCAGCATACTTGAAAGACTGTCGCCTGACACACCGCCCGACGAAGTGATTAGGCGGGAAACGACCTGGAAACTGCGTCTACATACGCAGACCCAGGGTCTCAACGATAACTGA